From the genome of Gemmatimonadaceae bacterium, one region includes:
- a CDS encoding HEAT repeat domain-containing protein, whose translation MTATSAPTAGATEEAPFPPAPVEELLRLVVKAGRAHQLYLPNNPIYKQALDALRAGFTTIWAQIDELTLTLTETEIFWYDHVVLSEPSKGGDSLSWLFFKDGVRELELLKGFEDKEVVALLGILQRARKASPDEDDLLTMLWEADFAYARYRYQDLAMDAAAPISDNTPKTDVAPDQVAQAAHTSVTEQAAGIVNMSDFDTTLYFLDENEIEYLHSEISREYEGDLRSRVTSTLLDIFEQQSNAEVRKEILEILDSTLVNLLATGHFRGVAHLLREVQATMQRASDLSPEHKHALNELPIRLSAPESLAQLLQSLDDTAELPPQSELMEMFDQLRPIALGTVFSWLRRMHNPKVRPLLEAAAERLASLNTTELVRLIVAPEREVALEAIRRAGALKTPAAVQSLSKVLSGPDVELRQTAVQALTEIGSPSALQALERGVEDSDREVRISTVRAFTARTYRLVLPRIDAAVKGKAVREADLTEKMAFFEAFGTLAGDGGVQYLDSVLNGKGFLGRREDSELRACAAIALGRIAGPKATEVLRKASSEKDVVVRNAVNRALRGAIT comes from the coding sequence GTGACAGCCACCTCCGCGCCCACCGCAGGGGCAACGGAGGAAGCTCCGTTTCCACCAGCTCCCGTCGAAGAGTTGCTCCGACTCGTCGTCAAGGCGGGGCGCGCTCATCAGCTATACCTCCCGAATAACCCGATTTACAAGCAGGCGCTCGATGCGCTTCGCGCCGGCTTTACGACGATCTGGGCGCAGATCGACGAGCTCACGCTCACCCTCACCGAGACCGAGATATTCTGGTACGACCACGTCGTACTGTCCGAGCCGAGCAAGGGAGGCGACAGCCTGTCGTGGCTGTTCTTCAAGGATGGCGTTCGCGAGCTGGAATTGCTCAAGGGATTCGAGGACAAGGAAGTCGTCGCATTGCTCGGCATTTTGCAGCGAGCTCGTAAGGCATCGCCCGATGAGGACGATCTCCTAACGATGCTCTGGGAAGCCGATTTCGCGTACGCGCGATATCGCTACCAGGATCTGGCGATGGATGCGGCAGCGCCGATCAGTGACAACACGCCGAAGACGGACGTGGCACCCGACCAGGTCGCCCAGGCGGCGCACACGTCGGTCACGGAGCAAGCGGCCGGCATCGTGAACATGTCCGACTTCGACACGACCCTGTACTTCCTCGACGAAAACGAGATCGAGTATCTCCACAGCGAGATCTCTCGTGAGTACGAGGGGGATTTGCGCTCGCGCGTCACATCGACGTTGCTCGACATCTTCGAGCAGCAGAGCAACGCCGAGGTCCGCAAGGAGATTCTCGAGATTCTCGATTCGACGCTCGTCAACCTGCTCGCAACGGGACACTTCCGCGGCGTCGCTCACCTGTTGCGTGAGGTGCAGGCAACGATGCAGCGCGCGTCGGATCTGTCGCCGGAGCATAAGCACGCACTGAACGAGCTGCCCATCCGGCTCAGCGCGCCCGAGTCGTTGGCGCAGCTGCTACAGTCGCTCGACGACACGGCCGAGCTGCCCCCGCAGTCGGAGCTGATGGAGATGTTCGATCAGCTCCGGCCCATCGCGCTGGGAACGGTGTTCAGCTGGCTCCGTCGAATGCACAACCCGAAGGTGCGACCGTTGCTCGAGGCGGCGGCGGAGCGTCTAGCTTCGCTGAACACGACCGAGTTGGTGCGTCTGATCGTGGCTCCCGAGCGCGAGGTTGCTCTGGAGGCGATTCGGCGCGCCGGCGCATTGAAGACGCCTGCGGCAGTGCAGTCATTATCGAAGGTCCTCAGCGGGCCTGATGTCGAGCTCCGACAAACGGCGGTGCAAGCGTTGACCGAGATCGGTTCGCCCAGTGCGCTTCAGGCGCTCGAGCGCGGCGTTGAGGATTCGGACCGCGAGGTTCGAATCTCGACCGTGCGCGCGTTCACAGCGCGCACCTACAGGCTCGTGCTGCCGCGTATCGATGCGGCCGTGAAAGGCAAAGCGGTGCGAGAGGCCGATCTCACGGAGAAAATGGCGTTCTTCGAGGCGTTCGGGACGCTCGCTGGTGATGGCGGCGTGCAGTACCTGGACTCGGTGCTGAACGGCAAAGGCTTTCTCGGGCGGCGCGAGGATTCGGAACTGCGCGCGTGCGCCGCGATCGCGCTCGGACGAATCGCCGGACCGAAAGCGACGGAAGTACTTCGCAAGGCGTCATCGGAGAAGGACGTCGTCGTTCGGAATGCAGTGAACCGCGCGCTCCGCGGAGCGATCACGTGA
- the trpB gene encoding tryptophan synthase subunit beta: protein MPANELATSPETTDRFGVFGGRYVPETLIPALDELERQYEEARADPAFEAEVEHMLTTYVGRPSPLSDAPRLSGQVGARVWLKREDLNHTGAHKINNTVGQVLLARRMGKRRIIAETGAGQHGVATATVCARFGLDCVVYMGEEDMRRQALNVWRMRLLGATVVPVTSGTRTLKDATSEAIRDWVATVVDSHYVIGSVVGPAPYPRMVRDFQSVIGREARQQILAQAGALPTTVIACVGGGSNAMGVFHAFIDDPGVQLVGVEAAGEGLDTEHHAASLSKGKPGVLHGTLSYLLQDAAGQVHPAHSISAGLDYPGVGPEHAYLKDIGRATYVAVTDREALEGFKLLSRLEGIIPALESAHAVSWLASQRGRWRADDSVLVCISGRGDKDVAQVSEMGILAP from the coding sequence ATGCCAGCAAATGAGCTAGCGACTTCGCCCGAGACCACCGACCGCTTTGGCGTGTTCGGCGGCCGGTACGTTCCAGAAACGCTAATCCCGGCGCTCGATGAGCTCGAGCGGCAGTACGAGGAAGCGCGTGCCGACCCTGCCTTCGAGGCGGAGGTCGAACACATGCTGACCACGTATGTCGGTCGCCCTTCGCCGTTGAGCGACGCGCCGCGGCTGTCGGGGCAGGTCGGCGCTCGCGTGTGGCTCAAGCGTGAGGATCTCAACCACACCGGCGCCCACAAGATCAACAACACCGTGGGACAGGTGCTGCTCGCGCGGCGTATGGGAAAGCGTCGCATCATCGCGGAGACAGGCGCCGGCCAGCATGGCGTCGCGACGGCGACGGTCTGCGCGCGCTTCGGGCTCGACTGCGTCGTCTACATGGGCGAAGAGGACATGCGTCGCCAGGCGCTGAATGTCTGGCGCATGCGGCTCCTGGGCGCGACGGTTGTGCCGGTCACCAGCGGAACGCGCACGCTGAAGGACGCGACGAGCGAAGCGATTCGTGACTGGGTCGCAACCGTCGTCGACTCGCACTACGTCATCGGCTCGGTCGTCGGACCCGCGCCGTACCCGCGCATGGTGCGCGATTTCCAATCGGTGATCGGTCGCGAGGCACGACAGCAGATACTGGCTCAGGCCGGAGCGCTCCCGACGACGGTGATTGCATGCGTCGGCGGTGGTTCGAACGCCATGGGAGTGTTCCACGCTTTTATTGACGATCCGGGCGTTCAACTCGTCGGAGTAGAGGCCGCCGGGGAGGGACTCGACACGGAGCACCATGCCGCGTCGCTCTCGAAAGGCAAGCCGGGAGTTCTGCACGGCACGCTGAGTTATTTGCTGCAAGACGCTGCGGGACAGGTGCATCCGGCGCACTCGATCTCCGCAGGGCTGGATTACCCCGGTGTCGGGCCGGAGCACGCATATCTGAAGGACATCGGCCGCGCTACCTACGTGGCGGTAACGGATCGAGAAGCATTGGAAGGATTCAAGCTGCTGAGCCGTCTCGAAGGAATCATACCCGCGCTCGAGAGCGCGCACGCGGTGAGCTGGCTCGCGTCACAACGCGGGCGATGGCGAGCCGACGATTCCGTACTCGTATGCATCAGCGGCCGTGGAGACAAGGACGTCGCACAGGTCAGCGAAATGGGTATTCTTGCGCCGTGA
- a CDS encoding phosphoribosylanthranilate isomerase, with amino-acid sequence MATEIKFCGMTRAEDAREAARLGAAFVGVIFAGGPRQVTIDRAAVVLGELPRSVRRVGVFSSEHGEIIGDSARQLGLHVVQLHGDCDAHDVETLRRRFRGAVWAVLRIADGRVPARAAELFDTADAVLLDAKVPGKLGGTGVTLPWSDLPEQLSRLRTLGNAKLALAGGLRPENVMEAIRLLRPEIVDVSSGVETAPGIKDHARMRAFRDAVDASK; translated from the coding sequence GTGGCCACTGAGATCAAGTTTTGTGGTATGACGCGGGCCGAGGACGCGCGCGAGGCGGCGCGGCTGGGCGCGGCGTTTGTCGGCGTAATATTCGCCGGGGGGCCACGGCAAGTGACGATCGATCGAGCTGCGGTGGTGTTGGGCGAGCTTCCGCGCTCGGTGCGCCGCGTGGGAGTGTTCTCGAGCGAGCATGGGGAGATTATCGGTGATAGCGCTCGGCAGCTCGGTTTGCACGTGGTCCAGCTTCACGGCGACTGCGACGCGCACGACGTCGAAACCCTACGGCGGCGCTTCAGAGGCGCGGTGTGGGCCGTTCTGCGAATTGCAGACGGACGAGTGCCCGCGCGCGCCGCGGAGCTGTTCGACACGGCGGACGCCGTGCTGCTCGATGCGAAGGTGCCTGGAAAACTCGGAGGGACCGGCGTCACGCTCCCGTGGAGTGATTTGCCGGAGCAGTTGAGCCGACTTCGTACTCTCGGCAATGCCAAGCTCGCGCTCGCGGGCGGACTTCGCCCCGAGAACGTGATGGAAGCAATTCGCCTGTTGCGACCCGAGATTGTGGACGTCTCCTCAGGTGTGGAGACGGCACCCGGGATCAAGGACCACGCGCGCATGCGCGCATTCAGGGACGCCGTAGATGCCAGCAAATGA
- a CDS encoding indole-3-glycerol phosphate synthase TrpC: protein MQASSAWTPPSGTLGRIVDEARARARALEPRAAALGREATSVSGVLAFGAALRAGSVAVVAEVKRRSPSKGWIQRGMDAATQARAYANAGASAISVLTEPEHFAGSTDDLIQARRSVAAPLLKKDFHVAPIQLLEAKAIGASAALLIVRALGPLGLPEMMTSARELALEVLVEVRDERELDLALECGARIVGINNRNLETLVIDPATSERLIGRVPANVIAIAESGVSLRLDVERFARVGADAVLVGSSVSAAPDPAEAVRCLTGVPRIARGH, encoded by the coding sequence GTGCAAGCATCGTCTGCCTGGACCCCTCCCTCCGGAACGCTCGGGCGCATCGTCGACGAGGCTCGTGCGCGTGCTCGAGCGCTGGAACCTCGCGCCGCTGCTCTCGGGAGAGAAGCGACGTCCGTCAGTGGTGTCCTCGCATTCGGCGCAGCACTTCGCGCCGGCAGCGTCGCCGTCGTTGCCGAGGTGAAGCGGCGGTCGCCATCCAAGGGGTGGATACAGCGGGGAATGGACGCTGCGACGCAAGCGCGTGCGTACGCGAACGCGGGTGCCAGCGCGATCTCGGTGCTGACAGAGCCCGAGCACTTCGCCGGATCCACGGACGATCTGATTCAGGCACGACGCAGTGTGGCGGCGCCGCTCCTCAAGAAGGATTTTCATGTCGCGCCAATTCAACTGCTCGAAGCGAAGGCGATTGGCGCGTCGGCGGCGCTGCTAATCGTACGTGCGCTGGGGCCGCTCGGCCTTCCCGAGATGATGACCTCCGCTCGCGAGCTCGCGCTCGAGGTTCTCGTGGAAGTCCGCGACGAGCGAGAGTTGGACCTCGCGCTGGAGTGTGGTGCCAGGATTGTCGGAATTAACAACCGGAATCTTGAAACGCTGGTCATCGATCCCGCTACGAGCGAGCGGCTGATCGGGCGCGTTCCGGCAAACGTCATCGCCATCGCCGAGAGCGGGGTATCACTGCGGCTGGATGTCGAACGCTTTGCCCGTGTTGGAGCCGACGCCGTCCTTGTCGGCTCGAGCGTGTCCGCCGCCCCGGACCCGGCGGAGGCGGTGCGATGCCTAACGGGAGTGCCGCGGATTGCACGTGGCCACTGA
- the lexA gene encoding transcriptional repressor LexA has protein sequence MPLTKRQREILNYLANYTEQNGYAPSFEEIAEQFRYSSLATVHEHLSNLERKGYIKRSYNESRAIEILPTEATPRAIELPVFGSVAAGVPIESIEHGETMVVPDSFVRRGGNHYVLRVRGNSMIDEQIRDGDFVVINERRSADNGEMVIALMNGSSATVKKFYRERDGRIRLQPANETMPAIYVNENDVMIQGIVVGVMRRY, from the coding sequence ATGCCGCTCACGAAGCGCCAGCGCGAAATACTAAACTACCTCGCGAACTACACCGAGCAAAACGGCTACGCGCCTAGCTTCGAGGAGATCGCGGAGCAATTTCGCTACTCTTCGCTCGCCACGGTGCACGAGCATCTCTCGAATCTCGAGCGAAAGGGATATATCAAGCGCTCGTACAACGAGAGCCGCGCAATCGAGATTCTTCCCACCGAGGCAACGCCCCGCGCAATCGAGCTACCGGTGTTCGGAAGTGTCGCGGCTGGCGTGCCGATCGAGTCGATCGAGCATGGCGAAACGATGGTCGTGCCCGATTCATTTGTGCGACGCGGCGGCAATCACTACGTGCTGCGAGTTCGCGGGAATTCCATGATCGACGAGCAGATTCGCGACGGCGACTTCGTCGTGATCAATGAGCGCCGCAGCGCGGACAACGGCGAGATGGTGATTGCGCTCATGAACGGCTCATCCGCGACGGTCAAGAAGTTCTACCGCGAGCGAGACGGACGTATTCGGCTGCAGCCGGCGAACGAAACGATGCCGGCGATCTATGTCAACGAGAATGACGTCATGATCCAGGGGATCGTCGTTGGCGTCATGCGGCGTTACTGA
- the trpD gene encoding anthranilate phosphoribosyltransferase — MSADGTALTTAIKRLAHGEPIPGDELTRAFDRVMAGEATPAQIGALLIGLRVRGERPEEVAAVARAMRNVMVVLHADRPEELVDTCGTGGGTIVTFNISTAAALLAAGSGVRIAKHGNRSFTSLCGSADVLEALGVSIEVPLPVMERTLHDAGIVFMFAPLMHPAMRHVGPVRRELAIPTVMNIVGPLANPAFAGRQVVGVADEQRLPLIAGALRELGTMHALVVHGAPGLDEVSPIGATRVIEIRSGVMREWTIEPERYGFSDSRQEHLAGGSPKENAETVLAVLGGAGSSGATAAVVLNAAAAIYVSGSVATFDDAVAIAQHAVRDGTGLRALERLRGAFSASA, encoded by the coding sequence GTGTCGGCTGACGGCACGGCCCTCACCACCGCGATCAAGCGGCTCGCGCACGGCGAACCCATCCCCGGTGACGAGCTGACGCGGGCGTTCGATCGCGTCATGGCGGGGGAGGCGACACCCGCGCAGATCGGCGCGCTCCTGATCGGATTGCGCGTCCGGGGCGAACGACCCGAAGAGGTTGCCGCCGTCGCGCGTGCCATGCGCAACGTGATGGTCGTGCTGCACGCCGATCGACCCGAGGAGTTGGTGGATACATGCGGCACCGGCGGTGGAACCATTGTCACGTTCAATATCTCCACTGCCGCGGCGTTGCTCGCCGCGGGGTCCGGGGTGCGCATCGCGAAGCATGGTAACCGCTCCTTCACCTCGCTCTGTGGCAGCGCCGACGTGCTCGAGGCGCTCGGCGTATCGATCGAGGTTCCGCTTCCGGTGATGGAGCGAACGCTGCACGACGCTGGAATCGTCTTCATGTTCGCGCCCTTGATGCATCCGGCCATGCGACACGTCGGCCCCGTTAGGCGCGAACTGGCGATTCCCACGGTGATGAACATCGTCGGCCCCCTCGCGAACCCGGCCTTCGCGGGCCGTCAGGTAGTCGGTGTCGCGGACGAGCAGCGCCTTCCGCTCATTGCCGGCGCGCTGCGCGAGCTCGGGACGATGCACGCTCTGGTCGTGCACGGTGCCCCCGGATTGGACGAGGTGTCGCCAATCGGAGCGACGCGTGTGATCGAGATCCGGAGCGGCGTGATGCGCGAATGGACGATCGAACCCGAGCGCTACGGCTTCAGCGATTCCCGGCAGGAGCATCTCGCGGGTGGTTCGCCCAAGGAAAACGCCGAGACGGTGCTGGCGGTACTAGGCGGAGCGGGGAGTAGCGGCGCGACGGCGGCTGTCGTGCTCAACGCTGCGGCGGCGATTTACGTGTCCGGCTCGGTGGCGACTTTCGATGACGCCGTTGCGATTGCGCAGCACGCGGTTCGAGACGGCACCGGCCTGCGAGCCCTGGAACGCTTGCGAGGGGCGTTCAGCGCATCGGCCTAA
- a CDS encoding GAF domain-containing protein, whose protein sequence is MPPRTLASLAHALTVAADIQEALGALGESLVEIDRSAQIALIRYDHRRSMLRERLVPRDGTVDVAALETTIDHIPNRERVGVTAGGQFIDFTDSVEEFARLFGLRELDEVGWLSARGIRFEGQLSAILVLYETRKIFGTRTSERFGPSAALFDIALVRFLEHDARREAVETLEGVTQRVHGEYDRRLAELQAGLAEAHSSSGNSAAASERVVALERDLARSQESTRQATRRAEAVEATVVSAVEQLEKAHIELARRNELLRQKTRTLYLMDRVLNLDASTDDPRQLVDGLLSLVGDDMQSQRCSLMLRAREPGWMYLAAARGIAPGVTEGARIRIGDGVAGRVAASREPLLVRDVSEAKQHPLLRDQYFTTGSFISFPLVYHDTLVGVVNLTNRAMYGIFGEEDVERVRLLGLVIALVASRARLPERLGEMLSVG, encoded by the coding sequence ATGCCGCCGCGCACGCTCGCGTCCCTCGCCCATGCGCTCACCGTCGCCGCCGATATCCAGGAAGCGCTCGGTGCGCTCGGAGAGTCGCTTGTCGAAATCGACCGGTCGGCGCAGATCGCGCTGATCCGATACGATCATCGGCGAAGCATGTTGCGCGAGCGTCTTGTCCCCCGCGATGGCACGGTTGACGTAGCGGCGCTCGAGACGACGATCGATCACATTCCGAATCGCGAGCGCGTCGGCGTAACAGCTGGCGGTCAATTCATCGACTTCACCGACAGCGTCGAAGAATTCGCGCGGTTGTTCGGTCTGCGCGAGCTCGACGAAGTGGGCTGGCTCTCGGCCCGCGGAATTCGTTTCGAAGGGCAGCTCAGCGCGATTCTCGTGCTGTACGAGACCCGAAAAATTTTCGGGACGCGCACATCGGAGCGATTTGGACCATCGGCGGCGCTCTTCGACATCGCGCTGGTACGATTTCTCGAGCACGATGCGCGCCGGGAGGCGGTGGAAACGCTCGAGGGAGTGACACAGCGGGTACACGGCGAATACGATCGGCGATTGGCCGAACTCCAGGCGGGACTCGCGGAGGCACACAGCTCGAGCGGTAACAGCGCGGCCGCGTCGGAGCGAGTCGTCGCGCTCGAGCGGGACCTCGCACGATCACAGGAATCGACTCGTCAGGCAACACGGCGCGCGGAGGCAGTCGAGGCGACGGTGGTCTCGGCAGTGGAACAGCTCGAGAAGGCGCACATCGAGCTTGCGCGCCGCAACGAATTGCTGCGTCAGAAGACGCGCACGCTGTATCTGATGGATCGCGTACTCAACCTCGACGCGAGCACCGACGATCCGCGACAGCTTGTCGACGGATTGCTTTCCCTGGTCGGCGACGACATGCAATCGCAGCGCTGCTCGTTGATGTTGCGGGCACGCGAACCGGGGTGGATGTACCTCGCGGCAGCGCGAGGCATCGCACCTGGCGTGACGGAGGGCGCCCGCATCCGCATCGGCGACGGCGTCGCGGGCCGGGTCGCCGCCTCGCGCGAGCCCCTCCTCGTTAGGGACGTGAGCGAAGCGAAGCAGCACCCGTTGCTCAGGGATCAGTATTTCACCACCGGCTCTTTTATCAGCTTCCCGCTCGTGTATCACGACACCCTGGTTGGCGTCGTGAATCTCACGAATCGAGCGATGTACGGGATCTTCGGTGAAGAGGATGTCGAGCGCGTTCGGCTCCTCGGTCTGGTGATCGCCCTGGTGGCCTCACGAGCGCGCCTGCCGGAGCGCCTCGGCGAGATGCTCAGTGTCGGCTGA
- the truA gene encoding tRNA pseudouridine(38-40) synthase TruA, protein MAERTVQLVLHYDGARFSGWQRQPDQRTVQGVVEQALERLCAGPIPALGSGRTDAGVHARGQAVGVRLPERWDAVRVRRALNAILPQDVWVVASYEMRPEFHARYSAISRRYSYYVGTDDEARSPFRRPREFPVAQPLDRAKLDHCASKLEGEHCFRAFAVQGTAPAHDDHRCLVQSARWCDRPGGLYFEIEANRFLHHMVRFLVGTMIDVASGQRPLEDISTLLEASDNRGVSPPAPPSALFLDHVAYPRSLYLEES, encoded by the coding sequence ATGGCCGAGCGTACCGTGCAGCTCGTTTTGCACTACGACGGTGCACGATTCAGCGGATGGCAGCGGCAGCCCGACCAGCGCACCGTTCAGGGGGTCGTGGAGCAGGCACTCGAGCGTTTGTGTGCAGGGCCTATTCCGGCACTCGGCTCAGGAAGAACTGACGCCGGTGTGCACGCGAGAGGTCAAGCGGTCGGTGTTCGCCTCCCCGAGCGGTGGGATGCGGTCCGAGTCCGACGTGCGCTGAACGCGATCCTGCCGCAAGACGTGTGGGTCGTCGCATCGTACGAGATGCGCCCCGAATTCCATGCCCGCTATAGCGCCATCTCGCGGCGCTATAGTTATTACGTCGGCACCGACGACGAAGCGCGGTCACCGTTCCGGCGTCCGCGTGAGTTTCCGGTCGCTCAGCCGTTGGATCGCGCGAAGCTCGACCACTGCGCCTCGAAGTTGGAAGGCGAGCATTGCTTTCGTGCCTTCGCCGTTCAGGGAACGGCGCCGGCCCACGACGACCATCGCTGCCTCGTGCAATCGGCTCGTTGGTGCGACCGGCCCGGCGGTCTGTACTTCGAGATCGAAGCAAATCGATTTCTTCATCATATGGTGCGATTTCTCGTCGGCACGATGATCGATGTCGCCAGCGGGCAGAGGCCACTCGAGGACATTTCGACGCTCCTCGAGGCGTCGGATAATCGTGGTGTTTCACCGCCCGCGCCGCCGAGCGCGCTGTTTCTCGATCATGTTGCCTACCCACGTTCACTGTATCTCGAGGAGTCATGA
- a CDS encoding transaldolase family protein, with protein MRILLASTDLDDIAWAAANGFLDGVMTTPALFREQDREERDQLVDICRAVDVPVYATVRAVDAEDAFRDGKELARISDQIIVQIPLIEDAVSAVRRLANDGVRVASLLVFNAAQGLLAAKAGASSVVTPIDHLDQVGHSGIDVVRELRAAFDASGTECDIIALRPTTAMQFAACTLAGADAIAVGPSELRHLLVHPLTDRGIDHYLSEIARQHQAWAPA; from the coding sequence ATGAGAATTCTTCTCGCGAGCACTGATCTGGACGACATTGCCTGGGCCGCGGCGAACGGATTCCTCGACGGCGTGATGACGACGCCGGCGCTCTTTCGCGAGCAGGATCGCGAGGAGCGCGATCAGCTCGTCGACATCTGCCGTGCGGTGGATGTGCCGGTCTACGCCACCGTGCGCGCCGTCGACGCCGAAGATGCGTTTCGCGACGGCAAGGAGCTCGCGCGCATTTCGGACCAAATCATTGTTCAGATTCCTCTCATCGAAGACGCCGTGAGCGCGGTTCGGCGTCTCGCGAATGACGGCGTGCGCGTTGCCAGCCTGCTGGTGTTCAATGCCGCTCAGGGCTTGCTGGCGGCGAAGGCGGGCGCGTCTTCCGTCGTCACGCCAATCGACCATCTCGATCAGGTCGGCCACAGTGGCATCGACGTCGTTCGCGAATTGCGGGCAGCATTCGACGCGTCCGGTACGGAGTGTGACATCATTGCGTTGCGGCCGACGACGGCGATGCAGTTCGCGGCGTGCACGCTCGCCGGCGCCGATGCGATTGCGGTTGGACCGAGCGAGTTGCGACACCTGCTCGTGCATCCACTCACCGACCGCGGAATCGATCACTATCTCAGCGAGATCGCACGCCAGCATCAGGCGTGGGCCCCCGCATGA
- a CDS encoding trypsin-like peptidase domain-containing protein: MNRSIRAIALTPFVLLGACGRTQESEAAPAAAQASTRQASVSTTRRTAITEAVARVAPAVVTVQTEILQRVAPDPFDWFFGGGGDSQQRSAGLGTGFIVRPEGVIVTNAHVVQGATQISVMMRDGKTFPAKILGSDETNDLAVIKIDATGLPVAKLGNSDNLLIGEWAIAIGNPYGFLLGNAEPSVTAGVISGTGRNLVARGEGSAAYFDMIQTDASINPGNSGGPLVDADGEVIGVNSSIYSTSGGSIGIGFAIPINRASRVVEDLLEHGSVRRPWIGVKLRVAGSDNVRAAIANGAVIATVVPGSPAAKAGLQAGDIILQEGNRQVRNQFDWEAALLDLRVGQPAILHIRRGSRDLNVQVPVADEPEVTAPKVQVLKELELVTVTPAIRAERSVRSTQGALVFNVSDRVANDLDIKRGDVIVQINRTRIKSAEDAAQALNYYGGRGPIRMFLERDGQILFTDFYIR; this comes from the coding sequence ATGAATCGCTCAATACGCGCGATCGCGCTGACTCCTTTCGTATTGCTCGGCGCCTGCGGACGCACCCAGGAGTCCGAAGCGGCACCGGCAGCGGCTCAAGCGTCGACGAGGCAGGCGTCGGTCAGCACGACGCGACGTACCGCCATCACCGAGGCGGTCGCTCGCGTTGCGCCGGCCGTCGTCACGGTGCAGACGGAGATTCTCCAACGCGTTGCCCCCGATCCCTTCGACTGGTTCTTCGGTGGCGGCGGCGACTCGCAACAGCGCTCGGCCGGTCTCGGCACGGGTTTCATCGTGCGGCCCGAAGGCGTCATCGTCACCAACGCGCACGTCGTTCAAGGCGCGACGCAGATCTCGGTCATGATGCGCGACGGCAAGACTTTCCCCGCGAAGATTCTCGGTTCCGACGAGACGAACGATCTCGCGGTGATAAAGATCGACGCCACGGGCCTCCCGGTTGCGAAGCTCGGCAACTCCGACAACCTGCTCATCGGCGAATGGGCGATCGCGATCGGCAATCCGTACGGTTTTCTTCTTGGGAATGCGGAGCCGAGCGTCACGGCGGGCGTCATCAGCGGCACGGGACGCAATCTCGTCGCGCGCGGCGAAGGTTCGGCGGCCTACTTCGACATGATCCAGACGGATGCGTCGATCAATCCCGGGAATTCGGGTGGCCCACTCGTCGACGCCGATGGTGAAGTGATCGGCGTGAACAGCTCGATCTACTCGACGAGTGGAGGGTCGATCGGCATTGGATTCGCCATTCCGATCAATCGCGCCTCTCGCGTCGTTGAGGATCTGCTCGAGCACGGATCCGTCAGGCGTCCGTGGATCGGCGTCAAGCTGCGCGTCGCAGGCTCGGATAACGTGCGCGCAGCGATCGCGAACGGCGCGGTCATCGCGACGGTCGTCCCCGGCTCGCCAGCGGCGAAAGCCGGATTACAGGCCGGCGACATCATCCTCCAGGAAGGCAATCGTCAGGTTCGCAATCAATTCGATTGGGAAGCTGCGTTGCTCGATCTGCGCGTTGGTCAACCAGCGATCCTTCACATTCGGCGCGGTAGTCGCGACCTCAACGTGCAGGTGCCGGTCGCCGATGAGCCAGAGGTCACCGCCCCGAAAGTTCAGGTCCTCAAAGAGCTCGAGTTGGTCACGGTGACGCCGGCCATTCGAGCGGAGCGAAGTGTTCGCTCGACGCAGGGTGCACTCGTGTTCAATGTCAGCGATCGCGTCGCCAACGATCTGGACATCAAACGCGGCGACGTCATCGTGCAGATCAATCGTACACGGATTAAGTCGGCGGAGGACGCCGCACAGGCGCTGAACTATTACGGAGGACGAGGACCTATCCGCATGTTCCTCGAGCGGGACGGACAGATCTTGTTTACCGATTTCTACATTCGATGA